The following proteins are encoded in a genomic region of Arthrobacter jiangjiafuii:
- the carB gene encoding carbamoyl-phosphate synthase large subunit yields MPRRTDLKSVLVIGSGPIVIGQAAEFDYSGTQALRVLREEGLRVILVNSNPATIMTDPEFADATYVEPITPEVVEKIIAKERPDAILPTMGGQTALNTAIALDKNGVLDKYNVELIGANIAAIELGEDREKFKGVVERCGAESAKSIIVHSMDEAFAAAEELGYPMVVRPSFTMGGLGSGLAYNEKDLRRIAGAGIQYSPTSEVLLEESILGWKEYELEMMRDRNDNVVVVCSIENFDPVGVHTGDSITVAPAMTLTDREYQNLRNIAIAVIREVGVDTGGCNIQFAIEPDTGRVVVIEMNPRVSRSSALASKATGFAIAKIATKLALGYTLDEIPNDITKQTPASFEPTLDYVVVKVPRFAFEKFPAADPTLTTTMKSVGEAMAIGRNFSEALQKALRSLEQKGASLTFAPVAADAVPALIEAAKRPTTDRLKQVQQALLGGATVEDLYEATGIDPWYLDQLVLINEVAEEIRGAGTVNAEILRLAKRHGFSDEQIGALTNTPEAVIRGVRHALDIRPVYKTVDTCAAEFAAYTPYHYSSYDEEDEVAQHEKPSIIILGSGPNRIGQGIEFDYSCVHATMALREAGYETVMINCNPETVSTDYDISDRLYFEPLTLEDVLEVIAAEQRTGGVLGVFVQLGGQTPLKLAQALADAGVPILGTSPEAIDLAEHRGAFQHVLDEGGLIAPKNGTAVSFDDAKKIADEIGYPVLVRPSYVLGGRGMEIVYDEANLSRYIANATEITPDHPVLVDRFLEDAIEIDVDALFDGTDLYVGGIMEHIEEAGIHSGDSACVLPPITLGTDVVDRVREATRIIAAGVGVRGLINIQFALASDVLYVIEANPRASRTVPFVSKATGVQLAKAAALIGTGASIADLRAAGKLSAVGDGSVLPLDAPVAVKEAVLPFSRFRTPEGTVVDSLLGPEMRSTGEVMGIDKYFDTAFAKSQAAANSALPTEGKIFVSVANRDKRSIIMPVKLMVDLGFEILSTGGTAEVLRRNGIQATTVRKVSEGAGPNGEGTVADLITAGDINLVVNTPSGGQARGDGYEIRAAATSIGCPVVTTVSEFGAAVQAIEAMRSYEWDVTSLQEHAAKLRASTGA; encoded by the coding sequence ATGCCCCGCAGAACCGACCTCAAGTCCGTCCTGGTCATCGGCTCCGGTCCGATCGTCATCGGCCAGGCCGCGGAATTCGACTACTCCGGCACCCAGGCGCTGCGCGTGCTGCGGGAGGAGGGCCTGCGGGTCATCCTGGTGAATTCCAACCCGGCCACCATCATGACCGACCCTGAATTCGCCGATGCCACCTACGTGGAACCCATCACCCCCGAGGTGGTGGAGAAGATCATCGCCAAGGAACGCCCCGACGCGATCCTGCCCACCATGGGCGGGCAGACTGCCCTGAACACCGCCATTGCGCTGGACAAGAACGGCGTCCTGGACAAGTACAACGTGGAGCTGATCGGCGCCAACATTGCCGCCATCGAACTCGGCGAGGACCGCGAGAAGTTCAAGGGCGTCGTCGAGCGCTGCGGCGCCGAATCGGCGAAGTCCATCATCGTGCACAGCATGGACGAGGCCTTCGCCGCCGCGGAGGAACTGGGCTACCCGATGGTGGTCCGTCCGTCCTTCACCATGGGCGGCCTGGGCTCCGGCCTGGCCTACAACGAGAAGGACCTGCGCCGCATTGCCGGCGCCGGCATCCAGTACAGCCCCACCTCCGAGGTGCTCCTCGAAGAGAGCATCCTGGGCTGGAAGGAATACGAGCTGGAAATGATGCGGGACCGCAACGACAACGTTGTGGTGGTCTGCTCCATCGAGAACTTCGACCCGGTGGGCGTACACACCGGCGACTCCATCACCGTGGCCCCGGCCATGACCCTGACCGACCGCGAATACCAGAACCTGCGCAACATCGCGATCGCCGTGATCCGCGAGGTGGGCGTGGACACCGGCGGCTGCAACATCCAGTTCGCCATCGAACCGGACACCGGCCGCGTCGTCGTCATCGAAATGAACCCGCGCGTCTCCCGCTCCTCGGCACTGGCCTCCAAGGCCACCGGCTTCGCGATCGCCAAGATCGCCACCAAGCTGGCCCTGGGCTACACGCTGGACGAGATCCCGAACGACATCACCAAGCAGACCCCGGCCTCCTTCGAGCCGACCCTGGACTACGTAGTGGTCAAGGTTCCGCGGTTCGCCTTCGAGAAGTTCCCGGCCGCCGACCCCACGCTGACCACCACCATGAAGTCCGTCGGCGAGGCCATGGCCATCGGCCGCAACTTCTCCGAGGCCCTGCAGAAGGCGCTGCGCTCCCTGGAGCAGAAGGGTGCCTCGCTGACCTTCGCCCCGGTTGCTGCCGACGCCGTACCGGCCCTGATCGAGGCGGCCAAGCGCCCGACGACGGACCGGCTCAAGCAGGTCCAGCAGGCCTTGCTGGGCGGAGCCACGGTGGAGGACCTCTACGAGGCCACCGGCATCGACCCCTGGTACTTGGACCAGCTGGTCCTGATCAACGAGGTGGCCGAGGAAATCCGCGGTGCCGGAACCGTCAACGCCGAGATCCTGCGCCTGGCCAAGCGGCACGGCTTCTCCGATGAGCAGATCGGCGCGCTGACCAACACCCCCGAGGCCGTCATCCGCGGCGTCCGGCACGCCCTGGACATCCGCCCGGTCTATAAGACGGTGGACACCTGCGCTGCCGAGTTCGCCGCGTACACCCCGTACCACTACTCCTCCTACGACGAGGAGGACGAGGTGGCGCAGCACGAAAAGCCGTCCATCATCATCCTCGGCTCCGGTCCGAACCGGATCGGGCAGGGCATCGAGTTCGACTATTCCTGCGTCCACGCCACCATGGCGCTGCGCGAGGCCGGGTACGAGACAGTGATGATCAACTGCAACCCGGAGACCGTTTCCACCGACTACGACATCTCCGACCGGCTCTACTTCGAGCCGCTCACCCTGGAGGACGTCCTGGAGGTCATCGCCGCCGAGCAGCGCACCGGGGGAGTGCTCGGTGTGTTCGTGCAGCTCGGCGGGCAGACCCCGCTGAAGCTGGCGCAGGCCCTGGCCGACGCCGGCGTCCCGATCCTGGGCACCTCCCCGGAAGCCATCGACCTGGCCGAGCACCGCGGCGCGTTCCAGCATGTGCTGGACGAGGGCGGACTGATTGCCCCGAAGAACGGCACCGCCGTGTCCTTCGACGACGCCAAGAAGATCGCCGACGAAATCGGCTACCCCGTGCTGGTCCGCCCGTCCTACGTCCTGGGCGGCCGCGGCATGGAAATCGTCTACGACGAGGCCAACCTCTCCCGGTACATCGCCAACGCCACCGAGATCACTCCGGACCACCCGGTGCTGGTGGACCGCTTCCTCGAGGACGCCATCGAGATCGACGTCGACGCCCTCTTTGACGGCACCGACCTCTACGTGGGCGGCATCATGGAGCACATCGAGGAAGCCGGCATCCACTCCGGCGACTCGGCGTGCGTCCTGCCGCCGATCACCCTGGGCACCGACGTCGTCGACCGCGTCCGCGAAGCCACCCGCATCATTGCCGCCGGCGTGGGCGTGCGCGGCCTGATCAACATCCAGTTCGCGCTGGCCTCGGACGTGCTCTATGTCATCGAAGCCAACCCGCGAGCCTCCCGCACCGTGCCCTTTGTCTCCAAGGCCACCGGCGTGCAGCTGGCCAAGGCCGCGGCGCTGATCGGCACCGGCGCCAGTATTGCGGACCTGCGGGCGGCCGGGAAGCTCTCAGCCGTCGGCGACGGCTCCGTGCTGCCGCTGGACGCCCCCGTGGCCGTGAAGGAAGCAGTACTGCCGTTCAGCCGCTTCCGCACCCCGGAGGGCACCGTGGTGGATTCCCTGCTCGGCCCGGAAATGCGCTCCACCGGCGAAGTCATGGGCATCGACAAGTACTTCGACACCGCCTTCGCCAAGTCCCAGGCCGCCGCCAACTCGGCGCTGCCCACCGAGGGGAAGATCTTCGTCTCGGTCGCAAACCGGGACAAGCGCTCCATCATCATGCCGGTGAAGCTGATGGTGGACCTGGGCTTCGAGATCCTCTCCACCGGCGGCACTGCCGAGGTCCTGCGCCGCAACGGCATCCAGGCCACCACGGTGCGCAAGGTCAGCGAGGGGGCCGGACCCAACGGTGAAGGCACCGTCGCGGACCTGATCACGGCCGGTGACATCAACCTGGTGGTCAACACCCCTTCCGGCGGCCAGGCCCGCGGCGACGGGTATGAGATCCGCGCCGCAGCCACGTCCATCGGCTGCCCGGTGGTGACCACGGTCTCCGAATTCGGTGCCGCCGTCCAGGCCATTGAGGCCATGCGCTCCTACGAATGGGATGTCACCTCGCTGCAGGAGCACGCCGCCAAGCTGCGGGCGTCCACCGGTGCCTGA
- the gmk gene encoding guanylate kinase, whose product MSQPRLTVLAGPTAVGKGTVSTFIRDNYPEVWLSVSATTRPPRPGEEHGVHYFFVSPEEFDSLVEDGQMLEWAVVHGKNRYGTLRSKVEEAMEAGRSVLLEIDLQGARQVKASMPEANFVFLAPPSWDEMVRRLVGRGTETAEEQQQRLETAKLELAAEPEFDHTVVNDDVQRAAAELVSLMGISPRLR is encoded by the coding sequence GTGTCGCAACCGCGGCTGACAGTTCTGGCAGGTCCAACCGCAGTTGGCAAAGGCACGGTGTCCACGTTTATCCGGGACAACTACCCGGAAGTGTGGCTTTCCGTTTCGGCCACCACCCGCCCGCCCCGGCCCGGGGAGGAACACGGCGTGCATTACTTCTTCGTCTCACCCGAGGAATTCGATTCCCTCGTTGAGGACGGGCAGATGCTCGAGTGGGCGGTAGTCCACGGAAAGAACCGGTACGGCACGCTGCGCAGCAAGGTCGAAGAGGCCATGGAAGCGGGCCGGTCGGTGCTTCTGGAGATCGATCTGCAGGGCGCACGACAGGTTAAAGCATCCATGCCGGAGGCAAATTTTGTGTTCCTGGCACCGCCGTCGTGGGACGAAATGGTGCGCCGGCTGGTGGGGCGCGGAACAGAAACGGCGGAAGAGCAGCAGCAACGGCTGGAAACCGCTAAACTGGAGCTTGCTGCCGAGCCCGAGTTCGATCACACCGTGGTAAATGATGACGTTCAGCGGGCTGCAGCTGAGCTTGTATCACTCATGGGAATCAGTCCGCGCCTGCGCTGA
- the mihF gene encoding integration host factor, actinobacterial type — protein sequence MNLKPLTEDERTRAREKATAARSVRADIKAKIKTGELSVEEVILSRSSEEAVGRLKVVDLLRALPGVGERRAAGIMTTVGIAPTRRVRGLGVHQRKALIELLESD from the coding sequence TTGAACCTCAAGCCACTGACAGAAGACGAACGCACCAGGGCCCGGGAAAAGGCGACTGCCGCCCGGTCCGTCCGGGCTGACATCAAAGCCAAGATCAAGACGGGGGAATTGTCCGTCGAAGAGGTCATTCTCTCCCGGTCTTCCGAGGAAGCAGTAGGCCGGCTGAAGGTAGTGGATCTGCTCCGGGCACTGCCTGGCGTCGGAGAGCGCCGCGCAGCTGGAATAATGACTACGGTAGGTATTGCTCCAACCCGCAGAGTGCGGGGTTTGGGCGTACACCAGCGCAAGGCGCTGATTGAACTTTTGGAATCCGACTAG
- the carA gene encoding glutamine-hydrolyzing carbamoyl-phosphate synthase small subunit codes for MLEDGRTFRGRRYGAEGTALGEAVFATGMTGYQETITDPSYARQLVVQTAPHIGNTGVNTDDAESRRIWVAGYIVRDAARRPSNWRSERSLDEELSAQGVVGISGVDTRAVTRHLRERGAMKAGIFSGAAAQRPDAELLADVLGQESMAGARLAEEVSVDAAYVIDPKDHGWEGEPRFTVAALDLGIKSMTPVRFAERGVRVHVLPATATLAEVTALDPDGVFMSNGPGDPATADVQVQLLRGVLDTGTPFFGICFGNQILGRALGFGTYKLRYGHRGINQPVLDRRTGKVEITSQNHGFAVDAPLDGPVTAPEARYGRVEVSHVSLNDDVVEGLACLDIPAFSVQYHPEAAAGPHDSAYLFDRFVDLMDSSKNAASKIKESN; via the coding sequence ATGCTTGAAGACGGCCGCACCTTCCGTGGCCGGCGCTACGGTGCCGAGGGCACCGCCCTGGGCGAGGCCGTCTTCGCCACCGGCATGACCGGCTACCAGGAAACCATCACCGATCCCTCCTACGCCCGCCAGCTGGTGGTGCAGACCGCACCCCACATCGGCAACACCGGAGTGAACACCGACGACGCCGAGTCCCGGCGCATCTGGGTGGCCGGGTACATCGTGCGCGACGCCGCCCGCCGTCCGTCGAACTGGCGCTCCGAGCGCAGCCTGGACGAGGAGCTTAGCGCCCAGGGCGTCGTCGGCATCTCCGGCGTCGACACCCGCGCCGTGACCCGCCACCTGCGCGAACGCGGCGCCATGAAGGCCGGCATCTTCTCCGGTGCCGCCGCGCAGCGCCCGGACGCCGAGCTGCTCGCCGACGTCCTGGGGCAGGAGTCCATGGCCGGCGCCCGCCTGGCCGAGGAAGTCAGCGTGGACGCCGCCTACGTCATCGACCCGAAGGACCACGGCTGGGAGGGCGAACCCCGCTTCACCGTCGCCGCCCTGGACCTGGGCATCAAATCCATGACCCCGGTCCGCTTCGCCGAGCGCGGGGTGCGGGTGCACGTGCTGCCCGCCACCGCCACCCTGGCCGAAGTCACCGCCCTGGACCCGGACGGCGTGTTCATGTCCAACGGACCCGGCGACCCCGCCACCGCCGACGTGCAGGTTCAGCTGCTGCGCGGCGTGCTCGATACCGGCACCCCGTTCTTCGGCATCTGCTTCGGCAACCAGATCCTGGGCCGCGCGCTGGGCTTTGGCACGTACAAGCTGCGCTACGGACACCGCGGCATCAACCAGCCGGTCCTGGACCGGCGCACCGGCAAGGTGGAAATCACCAGCCAGAACCACGGCTTCGCCGTTGACGCTCCGCTGGACGGTCCCGTCACCGCCCCCGAAGCCCGGTACGGCCGGGTCGAGGTCAGCCACGTGTCCCTGAACGACGACGTCGTGGAAGGCCTGGCCTGCCTGGACATCCCGGCGTTCTCGGTGCAGTACCACCCCGAAGCCGCCGCCGGCCCGCATGACTCCGCGTACCTGTTCGACCGCTTCGTGGACCTCATGGACTCCAGCAAGAACGCCGCCAGCAAGATCAAGGAATCGAACTAA
- the pyrF gene encoding orotidine-5'-phosphate decarboxylase gives MPEQPVGTSTGRVPFGSRLRTAMDSRGQLCVGIDPHPALLAAWGLADDPASLERFSLTVLEAVGADVAAVKPQVALFERHGSAGLAVLERLLAACADAGVLSIADAKRGDIGSTMAGYADAWLRDGSALAADAVTLSPYLGFESLRPALDLAAATGRGVFVLALTSNPEGASVQHVGGDQSVAARIVAAAAAENSRELGSPGPGSTGLGSTGLGSTGLVVGATVGRALTGLGLDLAAAQAPILAPGLGAQGATGADLRATFGPAFPNVLATSSRDILAAGPAPAALRDAAARTLAGLSG, from the coding sequence GTGCCTGAGCAGCCGGTGGGGACTTCCACCGGGCGCGTCCCGTTCGGGTCGCGCCTGCGGACGGCCATGGATTCCCGCGGCCAGCTGTGTGTCGGCATCGATCCGCATCCGGCGCTGCTGGCCGCCTGGGGCCTGGCCGACGACCCCGCGTCCCTGGAGCGCTTTTCCCTCACCGTGCTCGAGGCGGTGGGGGCGGACGTTGCTGCGGTGAAACCCCAGGTGGCACTGTTTGAGCGGCACGGCTCGGCCGGGCTCGCCGTCCTGGAACGGCTGCTGGCCGCCTGCGCCGACGCCGGAGTGCTCAGCATCGCCGACGCCAAGCGCGGCGACATTGGCTCCACCATGGCCGGCTACGCCGATGCCTGGCTGCGGGACGGTTCGGCCCTGGCAGCGGACGCGGTGACGCTGAGCCCGTACCTGGGGTTCGAATCGCTGCGACCGGCGCTGGACCTGGCCGCAGCAACCGGACGCGGCGTGTTTGTCCTGGCCCTGACCTCCAACCCGGAGGGCGCCTCGGTGCAGCATGTGGGCGGGGACCAATCGGTGGCGGCCCGGATCGTGGCGGCTGCGGCAGCGGAAAACAGCCGGGAGCTGGGGTCTCCCGGACCGGGCTCGACCGGCCTGGGTTCGACCGGCCTGGGTTCGACCGGGCTGGTGGTCGGCGCCACGGTCGGCCGGGCGCTCACCGGTCTTGGGCTGGACCTGGCTGCGGCGCAGGCGCCCATCCTGGCTCCGGGCCTCGGCGCGCAGGGCGCCACGGGAGCGGATCTGCGGGCCACCTTCGGTCCGGCGTTCCCGAATGTGCTGGCGACCTCGAGCCGGGACATCCTCGCGGCCGGTCCGGCGCCGGCCGCGCTGCGGGACGCTGCTGCGCGGACCCTGGCCGGTTTGTCCGGGTAG
- the rpoZ gene encoding DNA-directed RNA polymerase subunit omega yields MSTVSEGIINPPIDDLLNVADSKYALVIYGAKRARQINAYYSQLHEGLFEYVGPLVETKLNEKPLSIALREINEGMLVSRPVESAE; encoded by the coding sequence GTGTCTACTGTTTCTGAAGGCATCATCAACCCGCCGATCGACGACCTGCTGAACGTAGCCGACTCGAAGTACGCGCTGGTCATTTACGGCGCCAAGCGCGCCCGCCAGATCAACGCCTACTACTCGCAGCTGCACGAAGGCCTGTTCGAGTACGTCGGCCCGCTGGTGGAAACCAAGCTCAACGAGAAGCCGCTGTCGATCGCACTGCGCGAAATCAACGAGGGCATGCTCGTCAGCCGCCCGGTCGAGTCCGCCGAGTAA